One stretch of Callospermophilus lateralis isolate mCalLat2 chromosome 11, mCalLat2.hap1, whole genome shotgun sequence DNA includes these proteins:
- the LOC143409896 gene encoding DNA polymerase epsilon subunit 4, translated as MAAAAGSGAPREEEGPGGEAAASQAQAPTSAPGARLSRLPLARVKALVKADPDVTLAGQEAIFILARAAELFVETIAKDAYCCAQQGKRKTLQRRDLDNAIEAVDEFAFLEGTLD; from the coding sequence ATGGCGGCAGCGGCTGGAAGTGGGGCGCCCCGGGAGGAGGAGGGGCCTGGAGGGGAGGCAGCGGCCTCTCAGGCTCAAGCTCCAACGAGTGCCCCGGGGGCTCGTCTCTCGAGGCTGCCTTTGGCGCGAGTGAAGGCTTTGGTGAAGGCGGACCCCGACGTGACGCTAGCGGGACAGGAAGCCATCTTCATTCTGGCACGAGCCGCGGAACTATTTGTGGAGACGATTGCAAAAGATGCCTACTGTTGTGCTCAACAAGGAAAGAGGAAAACCCTTCAGAGGAGAGATTTGGATAATGCAATAGAAGCTGTCGATGAATTTGCTTTTCTGGAAGGTACTTTGGATTGA